TATGGGGCTCATAAAAACAGATACTTGAAGTCGCTTATCGTTAAAATATTCTTTTTCAAAAACTTCTTCAATAACTACAACTTTACCATCTACAGAGGAGAGCACTTGATCTGGATTCACCAAAAAATTTCGTTTTGGGTTCCTAAAAAACTGTAAAACCAAAAGCAAAAGTATTATTAACGAAATAATTACACCCCCGCGAATGGTTGGATGGTCAATAAAGATATTCGCCAAAAGGCTAAGCCCAATAACGAGTACCAGTGCAATAAAAATAATTTTAAATCCTTCTTTATGAAACATTGTCAACAATTAATAAAAATGCATAAACAAATGGGCTGGCATAAATTATACTGTCTAATCTGTCGTACAGACCACCATGACCGGGCATAATAATTCCGCTATCTTTTACACCTGCCTGCCTTTTAAATTTTGATTGAATAAGATCGCCCACAGTACCAAAAACCGATATAATTACAGCCATCGTTATCCAAACCCACAATGGGTAAATTTGCGCATCGAAAAGACGGTGCGTTTGCAATACCTTAAAGATAACAAATCCTGCCAAAAGAGTGCCTGCTAAACCCCCTACAAATCCTTCAATTGTTTTCTTAGGCGAAATACGTTCTAAAAGCTTATGCCTTCCAAAGTTTTTACCAATTAGAAAAGCAAATGTATCGTTGCTCCAAATTAATATAAAAACGGCAACGATTATTTCGGGTTTAAACTTTCCGCTAATGTCTAAAACGGGAATAAGCGTAAGAAATATAAAACCACTAATAATGTAGAAAATTACAGTTATGTATTTTTTCTTTTCAAACATTGGAATTTTGCTCGTCCACAATACATCTTTCAATAAGTACAGATTTACAAATCCACTTAAGATTAATAGTAAGTACACGGCATTTTCTGAAAATACGCGATAGCTTAAAAAATAAAACCCCGCTGCAAGTATAAAGTATGCTAAATAACTGGTTAGATGAACTAGTTTAAGATATTCACTTAAAGTTATAATTGCGAGTACAAAAAAGAGCCCCATAAACCATTCACGCGAGGTGAACATTGCAAAAATGATGATCGAAATGTATAATACGCCCGAGAGGGTCCGTATGAGAATTTCCTTCATATTATAAGTCTTCCAGTAGCAACAAATATAGGTTTTTTGTGCTACTTCCATAACTCATAAAATCCTTTTCTTTTTCAGTTTCAAAGTCTTGAATTGTAGTGATGTTACTTGGAATGTAACCTGAACTTTGGTTTTTAATTATTCGCAAACCTTCACTAATTGTATCTACCAACTGGCTAGTGGTTGCAAAAATTATAACGTTTAGAGGCAATTCCTTTAACTTCTTTTCTTTTATTTGATTTGAAGATAACAAGATAGAACCGTTATTGGCAACCAACGATTCGCAATTAGAAAGAAAGAAGGTAGCTTTTTCTGAACTGCCGAAGTTGAGGTTGAAACCATCAAATTTTTGGCACAACTGTTTGTTAATACAAAACACATCTTGCTCGTACCAATCGTTCTCTAGCATTATATTGTCAAAAGCTTCAGTTATCTCTTCCCAATTTTCGCAATAGATAAATTTACCGCCGTTATTTTTGAAGTTAAAGGTAAATTTTTCATCTACCGGAAGTTTCTGTTCGGGGTAATAACTGCTATGGTCGGCATGTTGGGCTCTTTTAGCCTTCCCATCCGATTTTTTATAATTGGGATTTAGAAGTCTTTTAAATAGACTCATTTATAATGAATTGAGAAGTTTTTATGCATCTTATACTTCAAATATATAAAATCTATATTGAAGTTGTAACACCTGCAAAATAAAGTTTTAAGGCTACCAGTTAACGACAACAATTAAGTAGTTGCCGCTCTGGTTACTTCTTCTGGCTTTTCAAACGGACGATCTCCAAAAATCTTTTGAAGGTTATCTTTAAAGATCACTTCTTTTTCGAGTAATACATTCGCCAGTTCGGTTAATTTATCTTTGTTTTCCTCCAAGAGCTTTACCGCCCGTTGATACTGGGTTTCAATTAGAAGAGAAATTTCCTTATCAATTAATTCGGCAGTTTTTTCACTGTAAGGCTTTGAGAAATTATACTCAGATTGTCCGCTGCTGTCATAATAGGTTAGGTTTCCAATTTTGTCATTCAGCCCATAGATAGTTACCATAGCTCGAGCTTGTTTTGTAACTTTTTCAAGATCGCTCAAAGCTCCGGTAGAAATTCGATCGAAAATAACTTTTTCTGCGGCACGACCTCCAAGAGCAGCGCACATTTCGTCCAGCATTTGTTCTGGATGGATGATGAGTCGCTCTTCGGGCAAATACCAAGCGGCACCCAAAGATTGGCCACGTGGTACGATGGTTACTTTTACCAAGGGAGCAGCGTGTTCCAGCATCCAACTAACGGTGGCGTGACCTGCCTCGTGAAATGCAATGGCACGTTTTTCGTCCATTGTCATTATTTTGTTTTTCTTTTCAAGACCGCCTACTATCCTATCAACGGCGTCTAGGAAATCTTGTCTTCCAACAGATTTTTTACCATTTCTAGCGGCAATCAATGCGGCTTCGTTACAAACGTTTGCAATATCTGCACCCGAAAATCCAGGTGTTTGTTTTGAAAGAAAATCTGTATCTAGATTTTCGTCCTTTTTAATAGGGCGTAAGTGTACTTCAAAAATTTCTTTACGTTCGCGAACGTCTGGAAGGTCAACGTATATTTGTCTGTCAAAACGTCCTGCGCGCATAAGGGCTTTGTCTAATACATCGGCTCGGTTGGTAGCTGCCAAAACAATCACATTTGTATTGGTGCCAAAACCGTCCATTTCTGTTAAGAGCTGGTTTAGTGTATTTTCGCGTTCATCATTGCTTCCGGAAAAATTATTTTTTCCTCTTGCACGTCCAATAGCATCAATTTCATCGATAAAAATAATGGCCGGTGCTTTATCTTTAGCTTGTTTAAATAAGTCGCGAACACGCGATGCGCCCACTCCAACAAACATTTCAACGAAATCTGATCCTGACAGTGAAAAGAATGGAACCTGAGCTTCGCCTGCAACGGCTCTTGCCAAAAGAGTTTTACCTGTTCCCGGAGGGCCAACTAACAAAGCTCCTTTAGGAATTTTACCTCCTAATGAGGTGTATTTATCGGGTTGTTTTAAGAAATCTACAATTTCCTGTACTTCTTCCTTTGCTCCTTCAAGACCGGCAACATCTTTAAAAGTGGTTTTTACATCGGTTTTTTCGTCAAATAATTTTGCTTTAGACTTTCCGATATTAAAAAGTTGTCCGCCAGCACCGCCACCAGCGCCAGAAGACATACGGCGCATAATAAAAATCCAAATGGCAATAATAATAACGAAGGGTAAAATACCCATTAAAATATCGCCCCAAACATTGCTGTCTGTTTCAAAATTTAAGGTTGCAGGTAGATTATTTTCGGCTTTTATATCCTGAAAATCTTTTTGAAATAACTGTAAATCACCAAATTCAAATTGATAATCGGGATCGTTTGGTCCCGGAGCCAAAAATGCGGGAGTATCTCCTTTTTTAGCGTGAACCTCCTTTTGTTTGGCCTCTTGCGTAAGATAAACTTTGGCTATTTTTTTATTAATAATATCAACCTTAGCAACATCACCATTTTTTAAAAACTCTTCAAATTTGGCTTGGTTGGTCTTTGCAGGTTGCGACCAGCTGCCACCCCCGAATATTTGGAGGCCAAAAAACAACAGGATTATTGCTCCGTAGATCCAGTAATAATTTGGTTTTGGCTTTTTTGAGTCGCTCTTTTTATTTTTGTTTTTATTTTCTTCGGCCATAGGGCTGTTCTCTTTTAATGTGTTGTTTCTATTTTAACCGATTTTG
This region of Aequorivita marisscotiae genomic DNA includes:
- the ftsH gene encoding ATP-dependent zinc metalloprotease FtsH, with protein sequence MAEENKNKNKKSDSKKPKPNYYWIYGAIILLFFGLQIFGGGSWSQPAKTNQAKFEEFLKNGDVAKVDIINKKIAKVYLTQEAKQKEVHAKKGDTPAFLAPGPNDPDYQFEFGDLQLFQKDFQDIKAENNLPATLNFETDSNVWGDILMGILPFVIIIAIWIFIMRRMSSGAGGGAGGQLFNIGKSKAKLFDEKTDVKTTFKDVAGLEGAKEEVQEIVDFLKQPDKYTSLGGKIPKGALLVGPPGTGKTLLARAVAGEAQVPFFSLSGSDFVEMFVGVGASRVRDLFKQAKDKAPAIIFIDEIDAIGRARGKNNFSGSNDERENTLNQLLTEMDGFGTNTNVIVLAATNRADVLDKALMRAGRFDRQIYVDLPDVRERKEIFEVHLRPIKKDENLDTDFLSKQTPGFSGADIANVCNEAALIAARNGKKSVGRQDFLDAVDRIVGGLEKKNKIMTMDEKRAIAFHEAGHATVSWMLEHAAPLVKVTIVPRGQSLGAAWYLPEERLIIHPEQMLDEMCAALGGRAAEKVIFDRISTGALSDLEKVTKQARAMVTIYGLNDKIGNLTYYDSSGQSEYNFSKPYSEKTAELIDKEISLLIETQYQRAVKLLEENKDKLTELANVLLEKEVIFKDNLQKIFGDRPFEKPEEVTRAATT
- a CDS encoding phosphatidate cytidylyltransferase, which translates into the protein MKEILIRTLSGVLYISIIIFAMFTSREWFMGLFFVLAIITLSEYLKLVHLTSYLAYFILAAGFYFLSYRVFSENAVYLLLILSGFVNLYLLKDVLWTSKIPMFEKKKYITVIFYIISGFIFLTLIPVLDISGKFKPEIIVAVFILIWSNDTFAFLIGKNFGRHKLLERISPKKTIEGFVGGLAGTLLAGFVIFKVLQTHRLFDAQIYPLWVWITMAVIISVFGTVGDLIQSKFKRQAGVKDSGIIMPGHGGLYDRLDSIIYASPFVYAFLLIVDNVS
- a CDS encoding LUD domain-containing protein, translating into MSLFKRLLNPNYKKSDGKAKRAQHADHSSYYPEQKLPVDEKFTFNFKNNGGKFIYCENWEEITEAFDNIMLENDWYEQDVFCINKQLCQKFDGFNLNFGSSEKATFFLSNCESLVANNGSILLSSNQIKEKKLKELPLNVIIFATTSQLVDTISEGLRIIKNQSSGYIPSNITTIQDFETEKEKDFMSYGSSTKNLYLLLLEDL